The sequence AATACTATTACAATATCTTTGCAGCTCATTACATTATTCCTTTCACCTCTAAAATCAcaaatcaattaatttaatcaaaaggcaaaatatctatttttttagaattaaaaaaataattaaaaatcagTGAAACGGATTATTATTACCTTGCAGCTTCTTCTCCACCCACGACGGGCTCAAAACCGGACTCATCTCATACTCGCCGCCCTTCGCCGCCGTCTCCACCGGCGCCGGCCTCCGCGGCGGCGCCTCCATCTCCTCCGGCATGACCTTAATCCTCCACACCTTAAACGTCTGGTCCAATCCCGCGCTGTACAGCAGAAACCCCATCACCACCACCTTCTCCACCTCCAGCGCCGCCGCGAGGCACCTCACCGGGCCGCGGTGCGCGTCCAGCACCGCCAGGCACTCGTGGAAGCAGCTCCCCTCCTCCCTCCGCCAGATCCTGATCGTCGTATCCTCCGATCCGCTGAAGATCAATTTCTCGATCGCCGCCAGGCACAGCACCGCGAATCTGTGCCCCTGCAGGAATCCGCCGTGGTTGAACCTCCCGGAGCTCCGCTCCTTCTCCCAGAAATTGATCACGCCGTCGGAGCTGCCGGAGTAGAGGAAGCACGACGCgctcggcggcggcgccgccgagAGCGCGAGCGCGTTCACCGGCGACGGCTGGAACCTCAGCGTCATGGTGAGCGTGTGCGTGCTCTGGCCGTACACGCGCCGCCACAGCTTCACGGCGCCGTCGGAGGAGCAGGTGAACACGCAGCCGTCGTCCTGGTTGACGACGACGGCGTTCACCTGGTCCTCGTGGGCGGCGAAGGAGTCGACGCAGCGGCCGTCGGCCACGCGCCACGCCTTCACCGTTCTATCCCACGACGCCGTGTAGAGGAGCCCCTCCGAGTGGTTGTACGCCATGCATGAAATGTTGTCCCTGTgcctagggttagggtttctaGTAAACGAGAAGAGGGATTTCGATTTGGGGAAAGTGGCGGTTTTCTTCACGTGGAAGCTGTTATTCTCTGCGGAGATGGTCCACGCGCGCACCCTGCGGTCGCGGTGGGAGGTGAAGAGGGTGCTGCCGTGGGCGAGGACCGCGCGGACCTCGCCCTCGGCGGCCTTAAAGCTGCCGCGCTCGGCACAGTCTGGCTGGCGCCAGGCGCGGACGCGGGGGCTCTCGGAGCCGGTGAAGACGAGGCCCTTGGTGGCGGCGATGGAGAAGATGGTGCCGTCTTGGCGGTGGAGGGAGGCGATGCAGTGGTAGAGGAGGGCGGGGGAGGGGGTCTGGTGGGGGGAGAGGCTCCAAGGGGAGTCGGGGCTCGGCGGCGGGAGGAGGGAGTAGAAGTTGGGGCTGGCCGCCGCGGAGGACGACCGCGGCGGGCTGTAGAGGAGGTTCTCGTAGAGGTGGGCGGCGGACTTGAAGGAGGCGCGCGGCGGGGATTGGTGGGGGTTGGTGTCGCCGCCGTCGTCGTACAAGTTGGTGTTGTTGCATGGGTGTGGAGGAGTTCGAGTGGGGTAGCGTTCCATTGTTTGGGG comes from Salvia miltiorrhiza cultivar Shanhuang (shh) chromosome 3, IMPLAD_Smil_shh, whole genome shotgun sequence and encodes:
- the LOC131015261 gene encoding protein JINGUBANG-like, with product MERYPTRTPPHPCNNTNLYDDGGDTNPHQSPPRASFKSAAHLYENLLYSPPRSSSAAASPNFYSLLPPPSPDSPWSLSPHQTPSPALLYHCIASLHRQDGTIFSIAATKGLVFTGSESPRVRAWRQPDCAERGSFKAAEGEVRAVLAHGSTLFTSHRDRRVRAWTISAENNSFHVKKTATFPKSKSLFSFTRNPNPRHRDNISCMAYNHSEGLLYTASWDRTVKAWRVADGRCVDSFAAHEDQVNAVVVNQDDGCVFTCSSDGAVKLWRRVYGQSTHTLTMTLRFQPSPVNALALSAAPPPSASCFLYSGSSDGVINFWEKERSSGRFNHGGFLQGHRFAVLCLAAIEKLIFSGSEDTTIRIWRREEGSCFHECLAVLDAHRGPVRCLAAALEVEKVVVMGFLLYSAGLDQTFKVWRIKVMPEEMEAPPRRPAPVETAAKGGEYEMSPVLSPSWVEKKLQGNNNPFH